The Amphiprion ocellaris isolate individual 3 ecotype Okinawa chromosome 6, ASM2253959v1, whole genome shotgun sequence genome contains a region encoding:
- the cltcl1 gene encoding clathrin heavy chain 1 isoform X1, producing MAQILPIRFQEHLQLQNLGVNPANIGFSYLTMESDKFICIREKVGEQNQVVIVDMSDPTNPIRRPISADSAIMNPTSKVIALKAAKTLQIFNIEMKSKMKAHTMTEEVMFWKWISVNTVALVTDTAVYHWSMEGDSQPIKVFDRHASLAGCQIINYRTDEQQKWLLLIGISAQQNRVVGAMQLYSVDRKVSQPIEGHAAAFGEFKVEGNAKPSTLFCFAVRSQAGGKLHIIEVGQPAAGNQPFAKKAVDVFFPPEAQTDFPVAMQIGNKHGVIYLITKYGYIHLYDLESGVCIYMNRISAETIFVTAPHEATSGIIGVNKKGQVLSVCVEEENIVNYATNVLQNPDLALRMAVRSNLAGAEELFARKFNTLFAQGSYSEAAKVAASAPKGILRTAETIRKFQSVPAQPGQASPLLQYFGILLDQGQLNKFESLELCRPVLQQGRKQLLEKWLKEDKLECSEELGDLVKASDPTLALSVYLRANVPNKVIQCFAETGQFQKIVLYAKKVGYTPDWVFLLRNVMRVNPDQGLQFAQMLVQDEEPLANINQIVDVFMEGSLIQQCTSFLLDALKNNRPAEGHLQTRLLEMNLIHAPQVADAILGNQMFTHYDRAHVAQLCEKAGLLQRALEHYTDLYDIKRAVVHTHLLNPEWLVNFFGSLSVEDSLECLRAMLSANIRQNLQLCVQVASKYHEQLGTQALVELFESFKSYEGLFYFLGSIVNFSQEPDVHFKYIQAACKTGQIKEVERICRESNCYDPERVKNFLKEAKLTDQLPLIIVCDRFDFVHDLVLYLYRNNLQKYIEIYVQKVNPSRLPVVIGGLLDVDCAEDVIKNLIMVVRGQFSTDELVEEVEKRNRLKLLLPWLESRIHEGCEEPATHNALAKIYIDSNNTPERFLKENPFYDSAVVGRYCEKRDPHLACVAYERGQCDLELIKVCNENSLFKSEARYLVRRKDPELWANVLEENNPFRRQLIDQVVQTALSETQDPEEVSVTVKAFMTADLPNELIELLEKIVLDNSVFSEHRNLQNLLILTAIKADRTRVMEYINRLDNYDAPDIANIAISNELFEEAFAIFKKFDVNTSAIQVLIEHIGNLDRAYEFAERCNEPAVWSQLARAQLQRDLVKEAIDSYIKAVDPSAYMEVVNAASKNNNWEDLVKFLQMARKKARESYVETELIFALAKTNRLAELEEFVSGPNNAHIQQVGDRCYEEGMYEAAKLLYNNVSNFARLASTLVHLGEYQAAVDSARKANSTRTWKEVCFACVDGEEFRLAQICGLHIVIHADELEDLISYYQDRGYFEELIALLEAALGLERAHMGMFTELAILYSKFKPQKMREHLELFWSRVNIPKVLRAAEQSHLWAELVFLYDKYEEYDNAAITMMTHPSDAWKEGLFKDIIAKVANVELYYKSLSFYLDYKPLLLNDLLTILSPRLDHSRAVNFFSKVNQLKLVKPYLRSVQNHNNKSVNEALNNLLTEEEDYQGLRASIDAYDNFDTIGLAQRLEKHELIEFRRIAAYLYKGNNRWRQSVELCKKDKLYKDAMLYAAESKDAELAETLLQWFLEEGRKECFAACLFASYDLLHPDVVLELAWRHNIMDFAMPYFIQVMREYLTKVDEFAAKVTVDKLEEAESQRKTEEEVTEPQAMVFGQQLMLPASPAPVAPQPAYPGYGYPPPAAGYPAQPAYGFNM from the exons TTGCAGAACCTGGGTGTGAACCCAGCCAACATTGGCTTCAGCTATCTGACCATGGAGTCAGACAAGTTCATCTGCATCAGAGAGAAAGTGGGCGAGCAGAACCAGGTGGTGATCGTGGACATGTCCGACCCCACCAACCCAATCAGGAGACCAATCTCTGCCGACAGTGCCATCATGAACCCCACCAGCAAAGTCATCGCTCTGAAAG CTGCCAAGACACTGCAGATCTTCAACATCGAGATGAAGAGTAAGATGAAGGCTCACACCATGACGGAGGAGGTCATGTTCTGGAAGTGGATATCTGTGAACACTGTTGCCTTGGTGACGGACACGGCCGTCTATCACTGGAGCATGGAGGGGGATTCCCAACCAATCAAAGTATTCGATCGGCACGCCAGTCTGGCAGGATGTCAGATCATTAACTACAGAACTGACGAGCAACAGAAGTGGTTACTGCTGATAGGGATTTCTGCACAG CAAAACCGTGTGGTTGGGGCGATGCAGCTGTATTCTGTCGACAGGAAAGTGTCCCAGCCCATCGAGGGCCACGCCGCTGCCTTCGGGGAGTTCAAAGTGGAGGGGAATGCCAAACCCTCCACCCTCTTCTGCTTTGCAGTGCGCTCACAAGCTGGGGGAAAG TTACACATCATTGAAGTTGGTCAGCCAGCAGCAGGAAACCAGCCATTTGCTAAGAAAGCAGTGGATGTGTTCTTCCCACCAGAGGCCCAGACAGACTTTCCTGTAGCTATGCAG ATTGGTAACAAACATGGTGTAATATATTTAATCACAAAATACGGCTACATTCACCTGTATGACCTGGAGTCTGGAGTTTGTATCTACATGAACCGAATCAGTGCAGAGACCATCTTTGTAACTGCTCCTCATGAAGCCACCTCTGGAATCATTGGTGTCAACAAGAAGGGTCAG gtgtTGTCGGTGTGTGttgaagaggaaaacattgtCAACTACGCCACCAACGTCTTGCAGAACCCTGATCTGGCCTTGAGGATGGCTGTGAGGTCAAACCTTGCAGGCGCCGAGGAGCTTTTTGCCAGAAAGTTCAACACTCTGTTTGCCCAGGGAAGTTACTCAGAGGCCGCAAAGGTCGCTGCATCAGCACCCAAG GGCATCCTGCGGACGGCAGAAACCATCCGTAAATTCCAGAGTGTCCCAGCCCAGCCGGGTCAGGCCTCTCCGCTCTTGCAGTACTTTGGTATTCTTTTGGACCAGGGCCAGCTCAACAAGTTCGAGTCTCTGGAGTTGTGCAGACCTGTCCTGCAGCAGGGACGTAAGCAGCTGCTGGAGAAATGGCTGAAGGAGGACAAG CTGGAGTGCTCAGAGGAGCTGGGAGACCTGGTGAAGGCCTCAGACCCCACACTCGCTCTTAGTGTGTATCTCAGAGCTAATGTCCCCAACAAAGTCATCCAGTGCTTTGCAGAGACCGGCCAGTTCCAGAAAATTGTGTTGTATGCTAAAAAG GTGGGCTATACGCCAGACTGGGTGTTTCTGCTGAGGAATGTGATGCGTGTCAATCCAGACCAAGGTCTGCAGTTCGCCCAGATGCTGGTTCAGGATGAGGAGCCTCTGGCCAACATAAACCAG ATTGTAGATGTGTTCATGGAGGGCAGCCTGATCCAGCAGTGCACCTCCTTCCTACTGGACGCTTTAAAGAACAACCGCCCAGCCGAAGGACACTTACAGACACGTCTGCTTGAGATGAACCTCATACACGCACCCCAG GTAGCAGATGCCATCCTGGGGAATCAGATGTTCACACACTATGACCGTGCCCATGTCGCTCAGCTGTGTGAGAAGGCAGGACTGCTACAGAGAGCTCTTGAACACTACACCGACCTGTACGATATCAAACGAGCCGTGGTGCACACACATCTGCTCAACCCTGAG TGGCTGGTGAACTTTTTTGGCTCCTTGTCAGTCGAAGATTCCTTGGAGTGTTTAAGGGCTATGTTGTCTGCTAACATCAGGCAGAACCTGCAGCTGTGTGTCCAGGTAGCATCCAAGTATCACGAGCAGCTGGGAACTCAGGCGTTAGTGGAGCTTTTTGAATCCTTCAAGAGCTATGAGG GTTTGTTTTACTTCCTCGGGTCGATTGTGAATTTCAGCCAGGAGCCTGATGTTCACTTTAAATACATCCAGGCTGCCTGTAAGACTGGCCAGATCAAAGAAGTGGAGAGAATCTGTCGAGAGAGCAACTGTTACGACCCAGAAAGGGTTAAAAACTTCCTCAAG GAGGCTAAGCTAACGGACCAGCTTCCTCTAATCATTGTGTGTGATCGCTTTGACTTCGTCCATGACCTGGTGCTCTACCTCTACCGCAACAATCTGCAGAAATACATTGAAATCTATGTGCAGAAA GTGAACCCCAGTCGTTTACCAGTGGTGATCGGAGGTTTGTTGGATGTCGACTGCGCTGAGGATGTCATCAAGAACCTGATCATGGTTGTCAGAGGGCAGTTTTCCACTGATGAGCTGGTGGAGGAGGTAGAGAAGAGGAACAG GTTGAAACTTCTGCTGCCATGGCTGGAATCCCGTATCCATGAAGGATGCGAGGAGCCGGCTACCCACAATGCCCTGGCCAAGATCTACATCGACAGCAACAACACACCTGAGCGCTTCCTGAAGGAGAACCCGTTCTACGACAGCGCCGTGGTCGGACGCTACTGTGAGAAGAGAGACCCTCATCTGGCCTGTGTGGCTTATGAGAGAGGACAGTGTGACCTGGAGCTCATCAAA gTGTGCAATGAGAATTCGTTATTCAAGAGTGAAGCTCGATATCTGGTACGACGAAAAGATCCAGAGCTTTGGGCGAACGTGTTAGAAGAAAACAACCCTTTTAGAAGACAACTTATCGACCAG GTGGTGCAGACAGCACTGTCAGAGACTCAGGACCCAGAGGAGGTGTCGGTCACAGTCAAGGCCTTCATGACTGCAGACCTGCCCAATGAGCTGATCGAACTGCTGGAGAAGATCGTACTCGATAACTCAGTCTTCAGTGAACACCG aaaCCTCCAGAATCTGCTCATTTTGACGGCCATCAAGGCAGACCGCACTCGTGTGATGGAGTACATCAACAGGCTAGACAACTATGATGCTCCAGACATTGCAAACATTGCCATCAGCAATGAGCTCTTTGAAGAGGCCTTTGCTATTTTCAAGAAGTTTGATGTCAACACCTCAGCCATACAG GTTTTGATAGAGCACATAGGGAACTTGGATCGTGCCTACGAGTTTGCTGAGCGCTGCAATGAGCCTGCAGTGTGGAGCCAGTTAGCCAGAGCTCAGCTGCAAAGAGACCTGGTAAAGGAGGCCATCGACTCGTATATTAAAGCCGTTGACCCGTCGGCGTACATGGAGGTCGTCAACGCAGCCAGCAAGAACA ATAACTGGGAAGACTTGGTGAAGTTCCTACAAATGGCTCGAAAGAAAGCCAGAGAATCATACGTGGAGACGGAGCTCATCTTTGCTTTGGCGAAAACGAACCGTCTGGCCGAGCTTGAGGAATTTGTGAGCGGACCCAATAATGCTCACATACAGCAG GTGGGCGATAGGTGTTATGAGGAGGGAATGTATGAAGCAGCCAAACTCCTGTACAACAATGTGTCCAACTTTGCTCGACTTGCATCCACATTAGTCCACCTGGGAGAGTATCAGGCAGCTGTGGACAGCGCCAGGAAAGCCAACAGCACACGGACATGGAAGGAG gtgtgtTTTGCCTGCGTGGATGGTGAGGAGTTCCGGCTGGCTCAGATATGCGGCCTTCACATAGTGATCCACGCCGACGAGCTGGAGGACCTGATCAGCTACTATCAGGACCGCGGGTACTTTGAGGAGCTCATCGCTCTGCTGGAGGCTGCGCTGGGTCTGGAGCGAGCCCACATGGGCATGTTCACCGAGCTCGCCATCCTCTACTCGAAGTTCAAACCTCAGAAGATGAGGGAACACCTGGAGCTCTTCTGGTCCAGAGTCAACATCCCAAAG GTCCTTCGTGCAGCAGAGCAGTCTCATTTATGGGCAGAGCTGGTTTTCCTTTATGATAAATACGAGGAGTACGACAACGCTGCTATCACTATGATGACTCATCCGTCAGACGCATGGAAGGAAGGGCTGTTTAAAGATATTATTGCAAAG GTTGCTAATGTGGAGTTGTACTATAAATCTCTTTCCTTCTACCTGGACTACAAACCCCTTCTACTGAACGACCTGCTGACCATTTTGTCTCCTCGGTTGGATCACAGTCGAGCTGTCAACTTTTTTAGCAAG GTGAACCAGCTGAAGCTGGTGAAGCCGTATTTGAGGTCTGTCCAGAATCACAACAACAAGTCTGTTAATGAAGCTCTCAACAACCTGCTGACAGAGGAGGAAGACTACCAG GGCCTGAGAGCCTCCATTGATGCTTATGACAACTTTGACACCATCGGCTTGGCTCAGAGATTAGAGAAACACGAACTGATTGAGTTCAGGCGTATCGCTGCCTATCTCTACAAAGGAAACAACCGCTGGAGACAGAGCGTGGAGCTCTGCAAGAAGGACAAACTGTACAAg GATGCCATGCTGTACGCTGCAGAGTCGAAGGATGCTGAGCTGGCAGAGACTCTGCTGCAGTGGTTCCTGGAGGAGGGCAGGAAGGAGTGCTTCGCTGCCTGCCTGTTCGCCTCCTACGACCTCCTGCACCCCGACGTGGTGCTGGAGCTCGCATGGAGACACAACATCATGGACTTTGCCATGCCGTACTTTATCCAGGTCATGAGAGAGTACCTCACAAAG GTTGATGAGTTTGCAGCGAAGGTGACG GTGGACAAACTGGAGGAGGCAGAAAGCCAAAGGAAAACTGAAGAGGAGGTGACGGAGCCTCAGGCGATGGTGTTTG GCCAGCAGCTGATGTTGCCAGCCTCTCCGGCTCCAGTGGCTCCCCAGCCGGCGTACCCAGGCTACGGCTACCCTCCTCCTGCCGCTGGTTACCCCGCTCAGCCTGCTTATGGCTTCAACATGTAG
- the cltcl1 gene encoding clathrin heavy chain 1 isoform X3, with translation MAQILPIRFQEHLQLQNLGVNPANIGFSYLTMESDKFICIREKVGEQNQVVIVDMSDPTNPIRRPISADSAIMNPTSKVIALKAAKTLQIFNIEMKSKMKAHTMTEEVMFWKWISVNTVALVTDTAVYHWSMEGDSQPIKVFDRHASLAGCQIINYRTDEQQKWLLLIGISAQQNRVVGAMQLYSVDRKVSQPIEGHAAAFGEFKVEGNAKPSTLFCFAVRSQAGGKLHIIEVGQPAAGNQPFAKKAVDVFFPPEAQTDFPVAMQIGNKHGVIYLITKYGYIHLYDLESGVCIYMNRISAETIFVTAPHEATSGIIGVNKKGQVLSVCVEEENIVNYATNVLQNPDLALRMAVRSNLAGAEELFARKFNTLFAQGSYSEAAKVAASAPKGILRTAETIRKFQSVPAQPGQASPLLQYFGILLDQGQLNKFESLELCRPVLQQGRKQLLEKWLKEDKLECSEELGDLVKASDPTLALSVYLRANVPNKVIQCFAETGQFQKIVLYAKKVGYTPDWVFLLRNVMRVNPDQGLQFAQMLVQDEEPLANINQIVDVFMEGSLIQQCTSFLLDALKNNRPAEGHLQTRLLEMNLIHAPQVADAILGNQMFTHYDRAHVAQLCEKAGLLQRALEHYTDLYDIKRAVVHTHLLNPEWLVNFFGSLSVEDSLECLRAMLSANIRQNLQLCVQVASKYHEQLGTQALVELFESFKSYEGLFYFLGSIVNFSQEPDVHFKYIQAACKTGQIKEVERICRESNCYDPERVKNFLKEAKLTDQLPLIIVCDRFDFVHDLVLYLYRNNLQKYIEIYVQKVNPSRLPVVIGGLLDVDCAEDVIKNLIMVVRGQFSTDELVEEVEKRNRLKLLLPWLESRIHEGCEEPATHNALAKIYIDSNNTPERFLKENPFYDSAVVGRYCEKRDPHLACVAYERGQCDLELIKVCNENSLFKSEARYLVRRKDPELWANVLEENNPFRRQLIDQVVQTALSETQDPEEVSVTVKAFMTADLPNELIELLEKIVLDNSVFSEHRNLQNLLILTAIKADRTRVMEYINRLDNYDAPDIANIAISNELFEEAFAIFKKFDVNTSAIQVLIEHIGNLDRAYEFAERCNEPAVWSQLARAQLQRDLVKEAIDSYIKAVDPSAYMEVVNAASKNNNWEDLVKFLQMARKKARESYVETELIFALAKTNRLAELEEFVSGPNNAHIQQVGDRCYEEGMYEAAKLLYNNVSNFARLASTLVHLGEYQAAVDSARKANSTRTWKEVCFACVDGEEFRLAQICGLHIVIHADELEDLISYYQDRGYFEELIALLEAALGLERAHMGMFTELAILYSKFKPQKMREHLELFWSRVNIPKVLRAAEQSHLWAELVFLYDKYEEYDNAAITMMTHPSDAWKEGLFKDIIAKVANVELYYKSLSFYLDYKPLLLNDLLTILSPRLDHSRAVNFFSKVNQLKLVKPYLRSVQNHNNKSVNEALNNLLTEEEDYQGLRASIDAYDNFDTIGLAQRLEKHELIEFRRIAAYLYKGNNRWRQSVELCKKDKLYKDAMLYAAESKDAELAETLLQWFLEEGRKECFAACLFASYDLLHPDVVLELAWRHNIMDFAMPYFIQVMREYLTKVDKLEEAESQRKTEEEVTEPQAMVFGQQLMLPASPAPVAPQPAYPGYGYPPPAAGYPAQPAYGFNM, from the exons TTGCAGAACCTGGGTGTGAACCCAGCCAACATTGGCTTCAGCTATCTGACCATGGAGTCAGACAAGTTCATCTGCATCAGAGAGAAAGTGGGCGAGCAGAACCAGGTGGTGATCGTGGACATGTCCGACCCCACCAACCCAATCAGGAGACCAATCTCTGCCGACAGTGCCATCATGAACCCCACCAGCAAAGTCATCGCTCTGAAAG CTGCCAAGACACTGCAGATCTTCAACATCGAGATGAAGAGTAAGATGAAGGCTCACACCATGACGGAGGAGGTCATGTTCTGGAAGTGGATATCTGTGAACACTGTTGCCTTGGTGACGGACACGGCCGTCTATCACTGGAGCATGGAGGGGGATTCCCAACCAATCAAAGTATTCGATCGGCACGCCAGTCTGGCAGGATGTCAGATCATTAACTACAGAACTGACGAGCAACAGAAGTGGTTACTGCTGATAGGGATTTCTGCACAG CAAAACCGTGTGGTTGGGGCGATGCAGCTGTATTCTGTCGACAGGAAAGTGTCCCAGCCCATCGAGGGCCACGCCGCTGCCTTCGGGGAGTTCAAAGTGGAGGGGAATGCCAAACCCTCCACCCTCTTCTGCTTTGCAGTGCGCTCACAAGCTGGGGGAAAG TTACACATCATTGAAGTTGGTCAGCCAGCAGCAGGAAACCAGCCATTTGCTAAGAAAGCAGTGGATGTGTTCTTCCCACCAGAGGCCCAGACAGACTTTCCTGTAGCTATGCAG ATTGGTAACAAACATGGTGTAATATATTTAATCACAAAATACGGCTACATTCACCTGTATGACCTGGAGTCTGGAGTTTGTATCTACATGAACCGAATCAGTGCAGAGACCATCTTTGTAACTGCTCCTCATGAAGCCACCTCTGGAATCATTGGTGTCAACAAGAAGGGTCAG gtgtTGTCGGTGTGTGttgaagaggaaaacattgtCAACTACGCCACCAACGTCTTGCAGAACCCTGATCTGGCCTTGAGGATGGCTGTGAGGTCAAACCTTGCAGGCGCCGAGGAGCTTTTTGCCAGAAAGTTCAACACTCTGTTTGCCCAGGGAAGTTACTCAGAGGCCGCAAAGGTCGCTGCATCAGCACCCAAG GGCATCCTGCGGACGGCAGAAACCATCCGTAAATTCCAGAGTGTCCCAGCCCAGCCGGGTCAGGCCTCTCCGCTCTTGCAGTACTTTGGTATTCTTTTGGACCAGGGCCAGCTCAACAAGTTCGAGTCTCTGGAGTTGTGCAGACCTGTCCTGCAGCAGGGACGTAAGCAGCTGCTGGAGAAATGGCTGAAGGAGGACAAG CTGGAGTGCTCAGAGGAGCTGGGAGACCTGGTGAAGGCCTCAGACCCCACACTCGCTCTTAGTGTGTATCTCAGAGCTAATGTCCCCAACAAAGTCATCCAGTGCTTTGCAGAGACCGGCCAGTTCCAGAAAATTGTGTTGTATGCTAAAAAG GTGGGCTATACGCCAGACTGGGTGTTTCTGCTGAGGAATGTGATGCGTGTCAATCCAGACCAAGGTCTGCAGTTCGCCCAGATGCTGGTTCAGGATGAGGAGCCTCTGGCCAACATAAACCAG ATTGTAGATGTGTTCATGGAGGGCAGCCTGATCCAGCAGTGCACCTCCTTCCTACTGGACGCTTTAAAGAACAACCGCCCAGCCGAAGGACACTTACAGACACGTCTGCTTGAGATGAACCTCATACACGCACCCCAG GTAGCAGATGCCATCCTGGGGAATCAGATGTTCACACACTATGACCGTGCCCATGTCGCTCAGCTGTGTGAGAAGGCAGGACTGCTACAGAGAGCTCTTGAACACTACACCGACCTGTACGATATCAAACGAGCCGTGGTGCACACACATCTGCTCAACCCTGAG TGGCTGGTGAACTTTTTTGGCTCCTTGTCAGTCGAAGATTCCTTGGAGTGTTTAAGGGCTATGTTGTCTGCTAACATCAGGCAGAACCTGCAGCTGTGTGTCCAGGTAGCATCCAAGTATCACGAGCAGCTGGGAACTCAGGCGTTAGTGGAGCTTTTTGAATCCTTCAAGAGCTATGAGG GTTTGTTTTACTTCCTCGGGTCGATTGTGAATTTCAGCCAGGAGCCTGATGTTCACTTTAAATACATCCAGGCTGCCTGTAAGACTGGCCAGATCAAAGAAGTGGAGAGAATCTGTCGAGAGAGCAACTGTTACGACCCAGAAAGGGTTAAAAACTTCCTCAAG GAGGCTAAGCTAACGGACCAGCTTCCTCTAATCATTGTGTGTGATCGCTTTGACTTCGTCCATGACCTGGTGCTCTACCTCTACCGCAACAATCTGCAGAAATACATTGAAATCTATGTGCAGAAA GTGAACCCCAGTCGTTTACCAGTGGTGATCGGAGGTTTGTTGGATGTCGACTGCGCTGAGGATGTCATCAAGAACCTGATCATGGTTGTCAGAGGGCAGTTTTCCACTGATGAGCTGGTGGAGGAGGTAGAGAAGAGGAACAG GTTGAAACTTCTGCTGCCATGGCTGGAATCCCGTATCCATGAAGGATGCGAGGAGCCGGCTACCCACAATGCCCTGGCCAAGATCTACATCGACAGCAACAACACACCTGAGCGCTTCCTGAAGGAGAACCCGTTCTACGACAGCGCCGTGGTCGGACGCTACTGTGAGAAGAGAGACCCTCATCTGGCCTGTGTGGCTTATGAGAGAGGACAGTGTGACCTGGAGCTCATCAAA gTGTGCAATGAGAATTCGTTATTCAAGAGTGAAGCTCGATATCTGGTACGACGAAAAGATCCAGAGCTTTGGGCGAACGTGTTAGAAGAAAACAACCCTTTTAGAAGACAACTTATCGACCAG GTGGTGCAGACAGCACTGTCAGAGACTCAGGACCCAGAGGAGGTGTCGGTCACAGTCAAGGCCTTCATGACTGCAGACCTGCCCAATGAGCTGATCGAACTGCTGGAGAAGATCGTACTCGATAACTCAGTCTTCAGTGAACACCG aaaCCTCCAGAATCTGCTCATTTTGACGGCCATCAAGGCAGACCGCACTCGTGTGATGGAGTACATCAACAGGCTAGACAACTATGATGCTCCAGACATTGCAAACATTGCCATCAGCAATGAGCTCTTTGAAGAGGCCTTTGCTATTTTCAAGAAGTTTGATGTCAACACCTCAGCCATACAG GTTTTGATAGAGCACATAGGGAACTTGGATCGTGCCTACGAGTTTGCTGAGCGCTGCAATGAGCCTGCAGTGTGGAGCCAGTTAGCCAGAGCTCAGCTGCAAAGAGACCTGGTAAAGGAGGCCATCGACTCGTATATTAAAGCCGTTGACCCGTCGGCGTACATGGAGGTCGTCAACGCAGCCAGCAAGAACA ATAACTGGGAAGACTTGGTGAAGTTCCTACAAATGGCTCGAAAGAAAGCCAGAGAATCATACGTGGAGACGGAGCTCATCTTTGCTTTGGCGAAAACGAACCGTCTGGCCGAGCTTGAGGAATTTGTGAGCGGACCCAATAATGCTCACATACAGCAG GTGGGCGATAGGTGTTATGAGGAGGGAATGTATGAAGCAGCCAAACTCCTGTACAACAATGTGTCCAACTTTGCTCGACTTGCATCCACATTAGTCCACCTGGGAGAGTATCAGGCAGCTGTGGACAGCGCCAGGAAAGCCAACAGCACACGGACATGGAAGGAG gtgtgtTTTGCCTGCGTGGATGGTGAGGAGTTCCGGCTGGCTCAGATATGCGGCCTTCACATAGTGATCCACGCCGACGAGCTGGAGGACCTGATCAGCTACTATCAGGACCGCGGGTACTTTGAGGAGCTCATCGCTCTGCTGGAGGCTGCGCTGGGTCTGGAGCGAGCCCACATGGGCATGTTCACCGAGCTCGCCATCCTCTACTCGAAGTTCAAACCTCAGAAGATGAGGGAACACCTGGAGCTCTTCTGGTCCAGAGTCAACATCCCAAAG GTCCTTCGTGCAGCAGAGCAGTCTCATTTATGGGCAGAGCTGGTTTTCCTTTATGATAAATACGAGGAGTACGACAACGCTGCTATCACTATGATGACTCATCCGTCAGACGCATGGAAGGAAGGGCTGTTTAAAGATATTATTGCAAAG GTTGCTAATGTGGAGTTGTACTATAAATCTCTTTCCTTCTACCTGGACTACAAACCCCTTCTACTGAACGACCTGCTGACCATTTTGTCTCCTCGGTTGGATCACAGTCGAGCTGTCAACTTTTTTAGCAAG GTGAACCAGCTGAAGCTGGTGAAGCCGTATTTGAGGTCTGTCCAGAATCACAACAACAAGTCTGTTAATGAAGCTCTCAACAACCTGCTGACAGAGGAGGAAGACTACCAG GGCCTGAGAGCCTCCATTGATGCTTATGACAACTTTGACACCATCGGCTTGGCTCAGAGATTAGAGAAACACGAACTGATTGAGTTCAGGCGTATCGCTGCCTATCTCTACAAAGGAAACAACCGCTGGAGACAGAGCGTGGAGCTCTGCAAGAAGGACAAACTGTACAAg GATGCCATGCTGTACGCTGCAGAGTCGAAGGATGCTGAGCTGGCAGAGACTCTGCTGCAGTGGTTCCTGGAGGAGGGCAGGAAGGAGTGCTTCGCTGCCTGCCTGTTCGCCTCCTACGACCTCCTGCACCCCGACGTGGTGCTGGAGCTCGCATGGAGACACAACATCATGGACTTTGCCATGCCGTACTTTATCCAGGTCATGAGAGAGTACCTCACAAAG GTGGACAAACTGGAGGAGGCAGAAAGCCAAAGGAAAACTGAAGAGGAGGTGACGGAGCCTCAGGCGATGGTGTTTG GCCAGCAGCTGATGTTGCCAGCCTCTCCGGCTCCAGTGGCTCCCCAGCCGGCGTACCCAGGCTACGGCTACCCTCCTCCTGCCGCTGGTTACCCCGCTCAGCCTGCTTATGGCTTCAACATGTAG